The Salinirubellus salinus genome segment CGTACGTCGGCGCAGTTGACGAAGAACTGTACATCGGGATTTCGTTTCCAGAGGACCCCAAGACGGCACAGGAGGCCACAGTCTACCTGTGCGATGGTGAAATGGCCGAGTACCTGACTGGTGAGGTCAGGGCCGGGACGAATATGCTCGAGGGGGAATTGCTGGACATCGAGTTGTCGTTCGATGATGGTGTTGTGAGCGGGGTGGTGATCCAAGACGGCGAGGAGCCCCGGCCGTTCGTCGCGAACGAAGCCACCGGCGATGCAGGTCTATACTCGGCAGAGTTCACCTTCGAAAGCGATGAATATCGACCGTACTGGATCGTCCTCGCCGACGGCAGCCAACGAGGGCAGGCTTGCTGGCGGTGCTGTGGCCGGATCTGCACTATCTGTTGTTGTGCTCCCGGCTCGTGCTTAGTCCAGAAGTCAGTGACCCACGACTGAACTCGTGGGCTTGTCAGTGGACTCCCCTTCTGCCGTCGCTTTGACGGAGGCGTGGAAATCGCCATTCAGGTTCAACATCCCTGACGTCAGCGCACACTGACAGGGTGCGCCTCCACCCGAAGACGTCTGCCCCGAGTGGAGTCGCTTGAGCAGTTTCCGAGCAATGTTCTTGCTCGCATTATAATCCGCGTTCAGTTCATACTCGCACTTCTGACACACGAACTGGTGTTTCGACCGCCGATTGCTCTCGTGGGTAAACCCACACGACGAACACCGCTGCGACGTGTACGCAGGACTCACCTGCTCGACCTCGATGCCGTACATCTCGGCTTTGTATTCGACGTACTGGTAGAGACGTCGAAATGTCCATGCGTGGAATCGCTTCGCACCAGCCATCCGCTTGCGAATATCAGTCAAGTTCTCGAACGCAACGTGGGTGCAGTCGTGGGCGTGGGCTTCTTCGAGAATCTTGTTCGAGGCGCGGTGCAGTTCGTCTTGCATCCAGCGGTGCTCACGGTCGTTCATCGACTGAATCGATAAGTGTGCCGACCGCGTTCCTGCCTGTTGCATCGACCCGCGAGTCTTCTCATACTCTCGGCGTCGATGATTCATCTCGTCGGCGTTCCCAACGAACGCGCCCGTGGAAGTCACGGCGAGCGAGCCGTCCACGTTCAGGTCAACACCAAGGACTGTTCTGTGCTTGGCGTCTTCAGAAGGAGTCGTGGACTGCTCTTGCTCACTCGTTCGGCGCATCCGTGCGTGGAGGTAGAACGACTCTGTGGAGCGGTCGTACTGCAACGTGGACATCCGGAACTCGTAGTCTTCGTTCAGTAGGTACTCACCAATCGGTGTCTCCTCGGCTTCGGCGGGAAGCACGTAGTCACACTCGACGCGACCGTTCACTGTCGAGAGCGAGACGTGGTCGCGGTGGAACGTCGCACTTCGCTTGTCGTAGACGACGCTCCACGCATCGAAGTGTGGCTGACTTGTCTTCTCACCTTTCTTGAGTCGGGCGACACCGCTTTTTGTGGCCTCGATAGCACGCCGAATCCCTTTCTGGACGAGGTTCGCAGTCAACGCCGTCTCGTTGCGGAGTTGGTCGTAGAGGGCGTTCTCGGCTGTCTGTTTCGAGGTCACGCAGTGGTCGTTCGGGTATCGCCACGCCCACTCTGCGGTGGTGTTCGCACAGTGGAGGAACTGGGTTTTGGTCTGATGGAGGTCGTCGCACCGCTCGTCAGGTACATCGAGTTTGACCTTGACGGTGCGAATCACGTCCATCGTTAGTTCACATATCGAAGTGCTTCTTTAATATAATTCGGGTTAGCGTGGGGGAGTCGGACTACTATCGCTCGTGGGTTGTTTCGAGCCTTGTCGGATTCCTCCCACGGCTCAAGCCGTGGGCTTCCTCCTTGCATCTATGTGAAGGTGCCTGCGTATCTTCCATGAGCGTGTATTCCTCTTCGAATCAGGATACCCGATTCATCGGCATGCAAGTGGTCCAGACTCCACGAACCACATGATGTACGCGGATTGAATGCCCTCTACGGCGAGCGAACGGTCCACAATAGTAGCTCGGCGTGATTGGTGACCACTCGCGCCCTCTATGCAGCACGGGGCGACCCAACCATTCAGGGCCTGACAGTCTCGACGTGACCGACACAGAGGCTGCAGATAGTGGTGCGGAGACGTTTTTGTGTCCTCTTCGAACTATTCCGGGAGCCGAGGTCGGTGTTCAGCGTGAAAGATTGCATCTCGCTATTCGTGAGGAACTCGTCGGGAACTCCGGTTGAACTCCACCGTTACGACTCCCCTCAGCGCACCGTCTCGATAATTATTAACGGATGCTGGTGCGCATCCCGGCGTTTGCCGTCCGCACACGCCGAGATATATGAAATAATAATGTTCGGTAATGTTAAGTCAGGCAATTTACACACACAATACATGAGCGCTGGTGGCGGGCACGGGATGAGACTGAGTGCGTGGACGAACACCGTCGCTGGGCGTGTAGATAGCACGGTGGGACAGTCATGAGTGACCAACTGCCATCTCGGCGGCGGGTCCTCCAGCTGGTCGGTGCTGGCGCTGTCGGAGGGTTCGCTGGGTGTAGTCAGACGAGTTCGACCGAGACGCCCAGCGCTACCCCGCGGGGAGCGACAGACACGCCGACCGACACACCGACGAGCGCGCCGACGGACACCCCGACGGAGACGCCCACCGAGACGTCGTCACCGACGCCCGAGGAGTGCACTGAGGTCGGCGGCACCGTCGAGGCGGGGACCACGTTCGACGGCTGTTACCTCGTCACCGACACGCTCGACGTCGCCTCGGGGACGCTAACAATCACGGCCGGTTCGGAACTGGTGTTCACCCGTGGGACCGGGATGGAGGTGCGCTCGAAGGGTGTCCTCGTGGCGCAGGGAACCGAGAGTGACCCCGTCACGATGCGCGGTGAGACCGAGGACAAGGGGTACTGGGACGGCGTCGCGATCCACTCACGGAAGCCCGCGAACACGATGCAGTACGTCGAACTCTCGTCGGCCGGAGGGAGTCGCTGGGACCCGTGCTGCCCGCGGGCGACCAGTAAGGCTGGCCTCAACGTCTGGGACGACGGCATCGTGACCGTCCAGCACTGCACGTTCGCCGGCAACGCACGCTACGGGCTCGCGGCGACGTCGAGTGCAGACCTCCGGGACTTCTCCGCGAACACGTTCGCCGACAACGGTCGGGCACCGATGGCGACGACGACCGACAACCTCGACGCGCTCGACACCGAGACGGAGTACGGCGATGGACCGGTCGACGTCCGGGCCAGGAACGTGTCGGACTCCGGAACCTGGCGGCACATCGGCACCGCGTACCGGATGTATGGCCGCCCGGAGATCGTCGACGACGCCGTCGTCACGGTCGAGGCCGGATCCGTGTTCACCTTCGCCGAAGACGCTGGCATCCGGGTGGCTTCGGGGACACTCTCCGTTGAGGGGAGTGAGGATGCGCCGGTAGTGATGCGTGGGACGACGCCAGTCTCCGGTTTCTGGCGTGGTCTCTCGATCCAGTCGAAGAAACCGGACAATCGGCTGCAGTTCCTCGACATCGCCCACGGTGGCTCCGGGAACTGGGACCCGTGCTGTCCCAACAACTCCGCCCCGGCGAACGTCAACGTCTTCGACGACGCCATCGCCTCGATCGTGAACGTGACTTTCTCCGACAGTTCGAACTACGGCATGCTCCTCTCTTCGGGCAGTGAACTCGTGGAGTTCGCGCGCAACACGTTCCGGAACAACGAGGAGGCGAGCGTCTGGCTCACGGCGAACAACCTCGGCGTACTCGACGCGGCGACCTCCTACGACGGCGACGACGACGCACCGGTCGTCGTCCGGGGCAACGACGTGACCGAGGACGCGACCTGGAAGTCTCTCGACACGAACCACGTGGTCGAGAAGAACTCGACCATCACCGTCACCGGCGACGCCAGCGTCACGGTCGATGTCGGCGCGGACTTCCACTTCCGAGAGGACGCGGGCCTGCTCGTCGAGGATGGGGCCAGCCTCTCGGCGATCGGTGACCCGGCGGACCTCATCGTCTTCGAGGGAACCACCGAAGCAGCCGGGTGGTGGAAGGGTATCGCCTTCACCTCGCCCAGCACCGGGAACGAGATAGCGCACACGACGATCGAAGACGGCGGCAGCGGCAAGTGGGACCCCTGCTGTCCCAACCAGAGCCGCAACGCGTGCATCAACGTCTTCGACGGCGGCTACCTGAACCTCCACGACTCGTTCGTTGTCAACTCCGAGAACTACGCCACGTGGGTCGACGGGAGCTCCACGCTCGACAGAAGCGACAACACGCTGATGGACCCGGCCGGCTCGGCCTGAGCGCCGGACGGAACGAAGCGACCGTAGGCCAGCGTTCGTCTGGCCGCTCGCTTCCGTCGACGTCGCTCTCACTACACGAGCCAGGTCCGAGAGCGCGTTCGACCTCCCGAAACGGTCGACGTGGTGGGGCACCAGATCGTAATGGAATAGAATCGCGCCCTCTATCCAGCACGGTCGCCAGAACTTGGTCGGATCCTGGCAGCAACACCCTGCTGGATACAGAGGGTGTATTCAGCAGCCCGGACATCTTATTGGAAATTCAGAAAATAGTGTTATCAGACCCCGTATCCACGGAACTAACGAGTGGTACCTCCAGTTGGCGGCTTCGTGGCACTCTTCGGCTTGGCAGCATTCGCTTGCTTTGGCTCTCTGTGGCGTGTTCACCGCCTCGAAAATCCCGAAATCCGCCGAGGGCTCGCTGGGCTCCTCGTCACAAGCGGCCTCTGGGCTGCCATCGAAACCGTCCGTCTGATGATCGCTGCGCCAGAACTCAAGATCGGGCTTTATACTGTCGGTCTCGCCATCGGGCTCGCCACTGTCGGGGCATGGTTGTACTTCTGTTCGGCCTACGCCGGCCACGACTATCACCGACAGTCGCTGCTCCGAACGGGAGCGCTCAGTCTCTATCTCACCGTCGTCGTCGTCAAGCTCACCAACCCGCTCCACCAGCAGTATTTCTCCGCGAGCGTCCTCGAGATGCCGTACCCTCATCTCGTCGTCGAACTCCTGCCTCCTCACTGGATCGTCACCGGTATCGCGTATGCGCTCTCTGCCGTCGGGCTCTACATGTTGTACGATACCTTGCACACGTCCAGATACGCGACCGCCTCACTCGGGGTGGTCGTGTCACTGACGGCGTTGCCGGTCGGCCTGACTCTGGCGGGCCACATCTGGTCGACAGTCCTCCTCGAACTCAGCTACGAACCTGTCGGAGTCGCAGCATTCGCCGTCGGCGTGGTCTACTTCGTCGAGGAGAAATTCGTCGCAGTGCCCACGTTTGGTCGCCAGCAGGTTATCGACAATCTGTCCGACCCGGTGGTGCTGCTGGATCGGGAAGGAGAGGTTCAGGACTACAACCCTGCCGCTATACGGGCGTTTCCAGCGCTCGACGGTGAAGTTGGTCGGAGGCTCGAGATGGTTGCACCGGACCTCCTCGCGGCCAGCGACGAGAGAGGCGTTCTGACACTCACTCGCGACAGCCGCGACCGGTACTACGTGCGCAACGAGAGTCCAATCACCGTCGGGTCAGCTGCACTCGGGCGAGCACTCGTGTTCGTGAACGTGACAGACGTTGAGCAGCAACGTCAGGAGCTGGAGCGACAGAACGAGCAACTCGACGGGTTTGCAGATGCTATCAATCACGAGCTTCGGAACACGCTCGCCATCGTTCAAGGGAGTAACGAACTGGCGGCAACACGCCTCCCGCAGGATGCTGATCCAGTCGTGGCGGAGATGCTGGAGACGGTCGACCGGACGGCAGATCGGATGGCACGGGTCGTCGGGGACTTGTCGTTGCTCGCCCGTCACGGTCAGAGTTTGGATGCCGTGAGCGACTGTCCGTTTCAGGAGACGGTCGAGCGAGCGTGGCGAGATGTAGCCGTTGAGGGGCTCACACTGACGACCGACGGGGACGGTATCATCGAGGCGGATTATGATCGTCTCGTGGCGTTGCTAACGGAGGCGTTCCAATTCGCGGCGA includes the following:
- a CDS encoding twin-arginine translocation signal domain-containing protein; its protein translation is MMMDKTARLDGISRRKLLKASAVGVGSLGLAGCTSANTPQDVPTLAGSVPELDLDTLQAETPAGTITAEQIWAENTYVGAVDEELYIGISFPEDPKTAQEATVYLCDGEMAEYLTGEVRAGTNMLEGELLDIELSFDDGVVSGVVIQDGEEPRPFVANEATGDAGLYSAEFTFESDEYRPYWIVLADGSQRGQACWRCCGRICTICCCAPGSCLVQKSVTHD
- a CDS encoding sensor histidine kinase yields the protein MALFGLAAFACFGSLWRVHRLENPEIRRGLAGLLVTSGLWAAIETVRLMIAAPELKIGLYTVGLAIGLATVGAWLYFCSAYAGHDYHRQSLLRTGALSLYLTVVVVKLTNPLHQQYFSASVLEMPYPHLVVELLPPHWIVTGIAYALSAVGLYMLYDTLHTSRYATASLGVVVSLTALPVGLTLAGHIWSTVLLELSYEPVGVAAFAVGVVYFVEEKFVAVPTFGRQQVIDNLSDPVVLLDREGEVQDYNPAAIRAFPALDGEVGRRLEMVAPDLLAASDERGVLTLTRDSRDRYYVRNESPITVGSAALGRALVFVNVTDVEQQRQELERQNEQLDGFADAINHELRNTLAIVQGSNELAATRLPQDADPVVAEMLETVDRTADRMARVVGDLSLLARHGQSLDAVSDCPFQETVERAWRDVAVEGLTLTTDGDGIIEADYDRLVALLTEAFQFAATTDSTTVAIKLRNDQVVVTTDGESIPARKSAEAFEYNAAVPSAQAGMALPNIMMLARVHGWSANIDAAYEEGVRLVVRGLSTERV
- a CDS encoding RNA-guided endonuclease InsQ/TnpB family protein encodes the protein MDVIRTVKVKLDVPDERCDDLHQTKTQFLHCANTTAEWAWRYPNDHCVTSKQTAENALYDQLRNETALTANLVQKGIRRAIEATKSGVARLKKGEKTSQPHFDAWSVVYDKRSATFHRDHVSLSTVNGRVECDYVLPAEAEETPIGEYLLNEDYEFRMSTLQYDRSTESFYLHARMRRTSEQEQSTTPSEDAKHRTVLGVDLNVDGSLAVTSTGAFVGNADEMNHRRREYEKTRGSMQQAGTRSAHLSIQSMNDREHRWMQDELHRASNKILEEAHAHDCTHVAFENLTDIRKRMAGAKRFHAWTFRRLYQYVEYKAEMYGIEVEQVSPAYTSQRCSSCGFTHESNRRSKHQFVCQKCEYELNADYNASKNIARKLLKRLHSGQTSSGGGAPCQCALTSGMLNLNGDFHASVKATAEGESTDKPTSSVVGH